From Alteromonas australica, one genomic window encodes:
- a CDS encoding DUF3696 domain-containing protein produces the protein MIEFINIKNFKTLLNASFPLGKLNLFSGLNGMGKSTLVQSLLLLRQSYERNTLKSKGLLLNGDYVNIGTGKDALSSFSEQEEIIFTVKWSDKELPDLFEFDYQHDSDLLPLRKSGIGTNSELLSLFNSNFQYLCADRLSPQSHHQLSEFHIRDLKSLGHHGEFAVHFIAVNGAKDLEISALLHPNAVSGTLLANIEAWMSDITPGLKIKAVAQPQFNSASLSYSFNQGKETTEEFKPQNVGFGLSYVLPVVTSILSSAKGDLLIIENPESHLHPAGQSLMGKLCAIAANNGVQLIVESHSDHFLNGIRVAVKQKVVAADDVKVFFLQRDVYNSIHASEVMYPNIDDEGRIDCWPEGFFDQWDKELDQLL, from the coding sequence ATGATTGAATTTATTAATATAAAGAATTTTAAAACTTTATTGAATGCTAGTTTCCCTCTTGGGAAGTTGAATCTATTTTCAGGCTTAAATGGAATGGGGAAATCTACCCTTGTACAGAGCCTATTACTTTTAAGGCAATCATACGAACGCAATACCCTAAAATCAAAGGGACTTTTACTGAACGGCGATTACGTAAACATAGGTACAGGCAAAGACGCGCTTTCTAGTTTTAGTGAACAGGAAGAGATTATCTTCACCGTGAAGTGGAGTGATAAGGAACTGCCAGATCTATTCGAGTTTGACTACCAGCACGACTCTGATTTGCTACCACTAAGGAAATCAGGTATCGGCACTAATTCAGAGCTCCTAAGTCTATTCAATTCGAATTTTCAGTACTTATGTGCCGATAGATTAAGCCCCCAAAGTCACCATCAATTGTCTGAGTTTCATATCCGTGATTTGAAATCTCTCGGTCACCATGGTGAGTTTGCCGTTCACTTTATCGCTGTAAATGGAGCTAAAGATCTAGAAATTTCCGCATTACTTCATCCCAATGCGGTATCAGGAACTTTACTTGCCAACATTGAAGCTTGGATGTCTGATATTACTCCAGGCTTAAAAATCAAAGCGGTGGCGCAACCTCAATTCAATTCAGCCAGCCTAAGTTATTCATTTAACCAAGGTAAAGAAACTACCGAAGAATTTAAACCTCAGAATGTAGGCTTTGGCTTGAGTTACGTGCTACCTGTCGTTACCAGTATTCTGAGCTCAGCAAAAGGTGATTTGCTGATTATTGAAAATCCAGAATCACACCTGCATCCAGCAGGACAATCATTGATGGGTAAGTTGTGTGCGATTGCTGCGAATAATGGTGTACAACTAATCGTTGAATCTCATTCTGATCATTTCCTAAATGGCATAAGAGTGGCTGTGAAGCAGAAAGTGGTTGCCGCTGATGATGTAAAGGTCTTTTTCTTACAGCGAGATGTTTACAATTCTATTCATGCTTCAGAAGTCATGTATCCCAATATTGATGATGAAGGTCGCATTGACTGCTGGCCGGAAGGCTTCTTTGACCAATGGGATAAGGAGCTGGATCAGCTGTTATGA